Genomic segment of Salvia hispanica cultivar TCC Black 2014 unplaced genomic scaffold, UniMelb_Shisp_WGS_1.0 HiC_scaffold_492, whole genome shotgun sequence:
TTGTCGTTGTTGTTGTAATAAGCGGGCCCACCGGGACTATTTTCTTGTTACACAAGAGGGACAAGTAGTCCAAATATTTCCCTTCCAGGCCCCGCGACGTTTTCATCAGGATGACGTCGCGGGACCGCGTGAAGTGGGGAAGCCCCTCGCTGAGGTCGCTGTCTCCGAGATTGGAGTCAGCGGCCTGCTGAAGGGCTTCCATCTCGTGGGGGCGGAGGTAGAGCGCATCGTGGGGGAAGGGGGTGGTTTTTTTTAAGCAGAGGTGGTAGTAGAAGGAGTAGGCGGCTGCACCGGTGGCGGCGAAGTGGACGGCGGGGATTTCAAACTTGGCGGCGGCTTCGGCGGCCCAGGGCTGGAAGGCGTCGAAGATGAGGATGTCGGGGCGGAGAGAGGCGAGGATGGCGGAGAAGGCGGGCTTGGAGGCGTGGAACGTGTCGTGGAGGAGGGGCATGAGGTGTGGCGGCGCGTGCTTCGTGGTGTGGAGGTCCGGAGGGAGCTCCGGCGGAGAGGGGAGGTGGAGGGGGATGAGGGTGATGGGGAGGTGGTGAGGGATGGGGAGGGATTGGAGGATGATGGGAGTGGAGCAGAAGAAGATGGTGAAGTTGTGTTTGGTGAGATTCTTGGCTAGCTCAAGGTAGGGGAAGGCATGGCCATGAGCTAGCCATGGGAACATTAGGATGGAGAGACTTTCTTGATTTGACTCCATTTGATCAACACACACGcaaaatatgttttaatttgtggTGTATATGAGTTATACTATGAGGGGAGGGGGagtttgattatatatataatcaaagtTTTGATGGTTTCAAGTCAAGTTGGAATAGTATATTAATGTATTATGTATAATATATCTATAAGCCGGCCGCTGCCTTGTTTGGATGTtaccaatatattttttcttcaaatcgAATTTACTCTTATTTAAGGTGTTTCTTTTGACAAggagaataagaaaattatgtgTAGTAGgttaaatgaagtaaaataaaatgtgagagagtaaagtaaaatagagaataaagtaattagAGTGATTATAATccttttgtatattaattaattaattgattagaATAATAGTGATCTTTTGGAATCTAGCTATTCATACTTACACACATgccatgttttatttaattaataatggttttttaattattttaatgcaaaaatgatgTAGTTGTTCATTAAAGTTAAAGTAGTTATGGAAGAAACTCGGCAATAATATATCTGAAAATGCTATATGTTGGTATTAGAGTCTAGAGAAAGGCTACATATGGaatcatattattttagtaatttcacAAAGTTTTACATATTCATCTTCTAAAAATAAGAGTCCAACTGTgttaaaaaaaacgaaataaGCATGACTTGATACTTCAatttaaagttaaaatatcattatcgAAAAATGTGATGATAAATGCTATCTATCTTTCTACTTTACTTTCACTGTTCTCTCTTTATCTATCTATCTTTTCCATAtatcctactttattcttcatttacttaacttatttaatacaatttttcttaaatcgcgtatcgaaaagaaatgcttccactactatggaacggagggagggagtacaaatCTACAACTACATGATGAATTAGTTTTACGTAAATTCTTTAATACTTAATGGTCTACAATTAGGTGTAGACAACCTTGTCAATACCAAACTATAAAAATCATggcattttttaattctattttgttGAACGTAGCCGGCCATAAAATTTAGTAATTCGATAAATGGCCATCACTACCATCTGACAAAGAGAACAACaattaagaaagaaaacatgcatcaatataaaatatataaggaCGCACGTCACAAGGCTCGGAATAAATATGTGATAATtgtaaacaaatttaaaatttaaaatatagggGCACATCACAACTCACAAGTAGcactataatttttaaaattacattacaGTCTACAGAAGAGAATTTGAGACTGTCACTCTACCTAAGCTAttcttctctattatgttttGCTAAACAAAACCCTCCCTACAAATCCGCCTGAGGTGCGCGGCGGCCTCGGCCACCGCGCACTCTCCCTCTCCCCTCATCGTCTCCCTCATCCTGGCAGCCCGCGCCCTCATCTCCTCCCCACCTTCCACCACCCTCCCGATCGCCTCCGCCACGTCATCCCCTCGGAAATCCCCGTTGTCGTCCCTGGCCACCTCCACACCGACCCCGGCCTCCACGAGCACCCTCGAATTCAACGGCTGGTCCACCTTGAACGGAACTCCGATCACCGGCACCCCAAAATACACACTCTCGATCATCGAACTCATCCCACAGTGACTCACAAAGCCACAAACACTCTCATGCGACAGAATCTCCGCCTGTGGGGCCCACCCCTTCACAatcttccctctctctccaACTCTCTCCACAAACCCTAGCGGAAGATCaatttcttcctttctctCCCCTAAGGGAAACCTCACCACCCATATGAAGTTGGCTCTCGAAGCTTCTAGACCTTTAGCCATTTCTTGAACTTGTTTCTTGTTCAAATAGTTCTCGCTTCCAAATGAGACGTAAATTGTTGACGATCTCTCTTTCTTGCTTAGCCAATCCATGATGTCTGAATCTGTTTCGTCTGTTGTTGTCGTTGTCGTTGTTGTTGTAATAAGTGGGCCCACGGGGACTATTTTCTTGTTACACAAGAGGGACAAGTAGTCCAAATACTTCCCTTCCACGCCCCGCGACAACGTTCTCATCAGGATGACATCGCGGGACCGCGTGAAGTGGGGAAGCCCCTCACTGAGCTGGTCGCTGTCGGTGTCGCTGTCTCTGAGATTAGAGCCAACGGCCAGAAGAGCTTCCAGCTCGTGGGGGCGGAGGTAGAGCGCGTCGTGGGGGAAGGgggtgttttttttaaagaagagGTGGTAGTAGAAGGAGTAGGCGGCGGCGCCGGTGGTGGCGAAGTGGACGGCGGGGATTTCAGACTTGGCGGCGGCTTCGGCGGCCCAGGGCTGGAAGGCGTCGTAGATGAGGATGTCGGGGTGGAGGGAGGCGAGGATGGCGGAGAAGGCGGCCTTGGAGGCGTGGAACGTGTCGCGGAGGAGGGTCATGAGGTGTGGGGGCGCGTGCTTCGTGGTGTGGAGGTCCGGAGGGAGCTCCGGCGGAGAGGGGAGGTGGAGGGGGACGAGGGTGATGGGGAGGTGGTGAGGGAGAGGGAGGGATTGGAGGATGATGGGAGTGGAGCAAAAGAAGATGTTGAAGTTGTGTTTGGTGAGATTCTTGGCTAGCTCAAGGTAGGGGAAGACATGGCCATGAGCTATCCATGGGAACATTAGGATGGAGAGACTTGCTTCATTTGACTCCATTTGgtaaacacaaacacaaactaTATCACTAGTTTGTGGTGGGAGTTTGATTATGTATATAATCAATGTTTTGATGCTTCCAAGTCATGAATGTATTCCCTCTCCCGCTTTAGtagtctcattgacttttctgccctctttttgtaaaaataataaaaataattaaaatgaagaaatagtaaagtaagagagacaatggTGTAGATaatactcttctctatattattctctctcttaatttatcatttctcctctttaattaatttttttatcattattataaaaagatgataaaaaagttaataggactgctaaagcgggacggatggagtacaaTATTTCTATAAGCCGGCTGCCTTGCTTGGATGTTAcctatagtactattttttcaaatcGAATATATTCTCTCGCACCTTATTAAAGGGTGTTGCTTTTCACACggagaattaaaaaaattatgtagagTGGACTAAacgaagataaaataaaatataagagaataaagtagaataatggattaaataaaagtgattatatattttatttatggtcATAAAAGGATATGATTTAATGATGCAAATTTTGGTCAAACTATACCtaaaatgatttaataattatattctctCCGTCTTATAGAAATAagtcatattttctttttcatccaTTCCATAGAAATAGTCTATGttcatttatgataattttttttactttatcatttatggattCCACCATTtgcacaatttcaactactttttttcctctcttttactcctccgttccataaagAGTGTCTCACTTTTGACCGGagacgggttttaagaaatgtaataaaaagtagtggaatgtgagtcctatttttatatattagttttatattaaaatgtaagtaggaatgagttagtggaatacgaGATCTActacaaaaatgataaaaagtgaaatgagacaaattttgttgGACGAAcgtaaatggaaaaaatgagaCGATCTTTATAGAACAGAGGGTGTACTTCACACTTATGAATAGTTTATTTATATGACCGAATTgaaggagtattagtttttaatAGATGACAGGAAAGGAGTGGACAATTTCTATATCAGATCTATACGTGATTTAATGTCTATCATTAagaatatactactaataaagactatttgtattataatatgtgtgtgCGCGATACGTGTATGctataattttaacatttctttgATACATTCAGTGTGATGTAAgattttaatatgtttatcaattttgatatAAGTATTTGCGAAAAgtattataatatgtgtgtgCGCGAAATGTGTAtgctataattttaatatttaatttctttgacACATTGAGTGCGATGTAAGACGTAATTATGTTTATATCACTGCACTAAGTATTTGCGAAAATCGTGGGCATTATTGAATCAATAGAAAATAACCAATGGAAAAGAAAAGTCTCAACTGAATTGACATATGATGCTAATAATAGAGTTAAAGGCTAAAATTAATctcaaatatataattattttaccttttttttttatcataaactttatctttcGAATTTTTTAGTTCTTTATATATGAAAagttgatcattttggtcctctgTCAATagttccattaattttttaacagtCAACACGTTTTGTCCAATTTTGACCCGATTAGAatcttaattatgatttttaagtcactaattatttcctaattattttaacaaatatattcattaaaaaatagaaataaataaaaaataaaatgaaatacgtctctctctctctctcaacatTTCACTCAATTCAACGGAATCTTCCTCCGATCAGCGACCGACGGCGAATAGGCAGTCGACGGTGAAACCTAGGCCTAGAGCTAACCTCCGATCGGGATCGGGATCCTGTTCCTCCACATGGTGGAGCGCCTCAATTGGGTGGATTCCGTTTACCTGTCGATGGCAACAGTGGgatatgactcaactttattttacccaaataatacccgcaagtgtacggggttATCGTAGCAAACAACAAGCAAGAgtatatcgtatcccacagagacaatttagtgtaaacctaagtaccacgaacaaatttcaactactatccagacgatcgagaattttggttttaaactAACAAATactaaaagcatataaaaacaaagattaaaataaaacattaaacaagagaataaagaagcaagttgtaaaaatgatagagaaatatgcagaattcaaggatccgatgcacaactcatagcctaacccaattgaaaccgatttaccatttaaagtctccagaattgttgaatcagtcacaaatatagattaaaccccctcccgaggtgagaaatccgtagattaggtgtaataattgaagtccccttctaattcttagacctaactcctaatagttcgattagattaaagatcccactcaaaacctcaactctcccgagttttatgaattaaggtgtgaataattcttcttccaaggttaaatatttcatctcccgattattCTAAGAAACCCTACACTCCcaattggtgatcaagcaattgttAGGAAAAAGCACAAGGataattcaaacaattgcaagagcaagataaaaacgaagtcaattggattaaaactataaatcaatgcatcttcaccaagaattctacataaaagatgtttttagctactcatgttcatggtagaaaacaaatagaaacaaGGAAAAATAGTGGAAATCATGATGCGAATCGCAATTGGCGGAggaattgaagcttgaatcttcaatcttcttccaagagTTCTTCACAAAAAGAGAGCGTGTTTTTTGTCGCTTGTTGAGAATGCCTAGAATTGACCTAATTCTTCCTTCTTATTCCCCTCTTCAAAAATAGCGTTTCTGCTTTGAAAAACGTCAGATTGAcggacccggccgggtggaattaatCCACTggaaattcacccggccgggtgggacTTCTTTGGTACTCTCTGGAATCTCGCAGGCATAATTacgccacccggccgggtggattTATAGGGTAATAatacacccggccgggtgggaATTTCTGAACAGCGCAGTGTTCGtataacggccataacttcttctaccgaacttcGTTTGAGGCGTgcgagatacccacgcgaagatCTTTCAAAGTAgaagagattgatatgcattaggggcttattggacttcaaaatatccagtaaatattgtctcaaaccaaggctgctgcacatccacatattttgtacctttttctacacattcttaacaaaatggtcaacataccaacataatagaaaagtagatataaacacgtccaataatagacaaaatatgatcaaattcatacataaccaccctctaaaaccatataaaatccaagtatgtcaggGTACGACGACAAGGCGTTCAAGACGATAATGGGGAGGCTGTTTGCGTCGGTGTGACTGCTGCTGTCGACGCTGGCGGTGGCGCGTTCGCTGCTGACCTCAACAACAATGGCTTCATTAGGTAAACACTAATCCTAAT
This window contains:
- the LOC125199417 gene encoding UDP-glucosyltransferase 29-like codes for the protein MESNEASLSILMFPWIAHGHVFPYLELAKNLTKHNFNIFFCSTPIILQSLPLPHHLPITLVPLHLPSPPELPPDLHTTKHAPPHLMTLLRDTFHASKAAFSAILASLHPDILIYDAFQPWAAEAAAKSEIPAVHFATTGAAAYSFYYHLFFKKNTPFPHDALYLRPHELEALLAVGSNLRDSDTDSDQLSEGLPHFTRSRDVILMRTLSRGVEGKYLDYLSLLCNKKIVPVGPLITTTTTTTTTDETDSDIMDWLSKKERSSTIYVSFGSENYLNKKQVQEMAKGLEASRANFIWVVRFPLGERKEEIDLPLGFVERVGERGKIVKGWAPQAEILSHESVCGFVSHCGMSSMIESVYFGVPVIGVPFKVDQPLNSRVLVEAGVGVEVARDDNGDFRGDDVAEAIGRVVEGGEEMRARAARMRETMRGEGECAVAEAAAHLRRICREGFV
- the LOC125199419 gene encoding beta-D-glucosyl crocetin beta-1,6-glucosyltransferase-like, which codes for MESNQESLSILMFPWLAHGHAFPYLELAKNLTKHNFTIFFCSTPIILQSLPIPHHLPITLIPLHLPSPPELPPDLHTTKHAPPHLMPLLHDTFHASKPAFSAILASLRPDILIFDAFQPWAAEAAAKFEIPAVHFAATGAAAYSFYYHLCLKKTTPFPHDALYLRPHEMEALQQAADSNLGDSDLSEGLPHFTRSRDVILMKTSRGLEGKYLDYLSLLCNKKIVPVGPLITTTTTTITTEKTDSDIMDWLSKKERLSTIYISFGSENYLNKKQVHEMAKGLEASRANFIWVVRLPLGEREEEEIDLPLGFEERVGERGKIVKGWAPQAEILSHENVCGFVSHCGMSSMIESVYFGVPVISIPFKVDQPLNSRVLVEAGVGVEVARDDNGDFQGDDVAEAIGRVVEGGEGMRARAAGMRETMRGEEECAVASATVHLRRICREGFVKHNIVIEKNSLGNSTLFH